A genomic segment from Psychrobacter arcticus 273-4 encodes:
- a CDS encoding adenosine kinase, producing the protein MYDVMAIGNALVDHEYLLSDAALEETDLTKGHMTLAGIEEQQQLLAYFKLAEIEPSKQAGGGSAANAMVAFSSLGGKPFYACRVGDDKQGEFYLKDLHEAGVTTSPQSIHAGGVTGSCVVAVTEDGERTMQTFLGTSSDITADNVDFNALTQAEWLYLEGYLAMSAGIQPAMDQLRQQAGVNGAKIAVSFADPAVVKFAKDGLLNMLGNKVAMIFCNSEEARLFTDETQYKSAARALLQHCQTAVVTDGANGAVIAHQPNDESDIEIYDIPTPAVDNVIDTNGAGDNYAGAFLYALSQQYSLPECGHLASAVAAQVIQQFGPRLASKDYQDIAKRVLSA; encoded by the coding sequence ATGTACGATGTGATGGCGATAGGTAATGCCTTGGTTGACCACGAGTATCTGTTATCAGATGCCGCCTTAGAAGAAACTGACCTGACTAAAGGTCATATGACGCTGGCAGGCATTGAAGAGCAACAGCAATTATTGGCGTATTTTAAGCTTGCAGAGATTGAGCCATCAAAACAAGCGGGCGGCGGCTCAGCTGCCAATGCCATGGTCGCATTTTCAAGTTTGGGCGGCAAACCTTTTTATGCCTGCCGCGTGGGTGATGATAAGCAAGGTGAGTTTTATCTAAAAGACTTGCATGAAGCAGGTGTTACCACCTCACCTCAGTCCATTCATGCAGGCGGTGTAACAGGTTCGTGCGTGGTTGCGGTCACTGAAGATGGCGAGCGTACCATGCAGACGTTCCTAGGTACTTCAAGCGATATCACCGCTGATAACGTTGACTTTAACGCGTTAACTCAAGCTGAGTGGTTGTATTTAGAAGGCTATCTTGCAATGTCCGCAGGCATTCAGCCAGCGATGGATCAATTGCGTCAGCAAGCTGGTGTAAATGGTGCCAAGATTGCCGTCAGCTTCGCTGATCCAGCCGTTGTAAAATTTGCCAAAGATGGTTTGCTTAATATGCTCGGCAACAAGGTGGCAATGATATTTTGTAATAGTGAAGAGGCGCGTTTATTCACGGATGAAACACAGTATAAGTCAGCGGCGCGTGCGCTACTTCAACATTGTCAAACTGCGGTCGTTACTGATGGTGCAAATGGGGCTGTGATTGCCCATCAGCCAAATGATGAGTCCGACATTGAGATTTACGATATCCCTACGCCAGCAGTCGATAATGTTATTGACACCAATGGTGCCGGTGATAACTATGCAGGCGCATTTCTATATGCTTTATCGCAGCAATATAGCTTGCCAGAATGTGGTCATCTTGCCAGTGCAGTAGCCGCGCAAGTGATTCAACAGTTCGGTCCACGTTTAGCGTCAAAAGATTATCAAGATATCGCAAAGCGTGTGCTGTCTGCTTAA
- a CDS encoding carboxymuconolactone decarboxylase family protein, producing MAKLHKHIPETTKAFSQLGAAATADGVLDKKTKELIALALAVGARCDACIGFHTKTLVKLGATEQEVAETLGLCVYMGGGPSMMYAAEAIAAFNEFSKES from the coding sequence ATGGCTAAACTACATAAGCACATTCCCGAAACCACCAAAGCGTTTTCTCAACTTGGTGCAGCGGCAACGGCTGATGGTGTGTTAGATAAAAAAACCAAAGAGCTGATTGCGCTAGCATTAGCGGTTGGCGCTCGCTGTGATGCTTGCATTGGTTTCCATACCAAAACATTAGTAAAGCTTGGCGCGACTGAACAGGAAGTGGCTGAAACATTGGGCTTGTGTGTTTATATGGGCGGTGGGCCATCTATGATGTACGCGGCTGAAGCGATAGCAGCATTCAATGAGTTTAGTAAAGAAAGCTAG
- a CDS encoding YraN family protein, with the protein MMCYDNSEMLSRQIDVMANDKPLMLTSPKQRQGGYFEQLACEFLQEQGLILIAKNWQRPKVGELDLVMLEKGQAWSTLVFIEVRQRNRSHFGDAALSVTAGKQRKIIKVARYFLHQHQKYSDYECRFDVIAYNTSNNKNSENETDIRLDNQLNQPLEKDQPEWLQGAFIASAW; encoded by the coding sequence ATGATGTGCTATGATAATTCTGAAATGTTGAGCAGACAGATAGACGTCATGGCAAATGATAAACCTTTAATGCTAACCTCTCCAAAACAGCGACAGGGCGGTTATTTTGAGCAGCTGGCATGTGAGTTTTTGCAAGAGCAAGGGCTGATTTTGATTGCAAAAAACTGGCAGCGGCCCAAAGTTGGCGAGCTTGATTTAGTGATGTTAGAAAAAGGACAAGCGTGGTCGACACTGGTATTTATTGAAGTGCGGCAAAGAAATCGCTCACATTTTGGCGATGCGGCGCTCAGTGTGACAGCAGGCAAGCAGCGTAAAATCATTAAAGTAGCACGCTACTTTTTGCATCAACATCAAAAATACAGTGATTACGAATGTCGGTTTGATGTGATTGCTTATAATACGTCGAATAACAAGAATAGTGAAAATGAGACAGATATTAGGTTGGACAATCAACTAAATCAACCCTTAGAAAAAGATCAACCTGAATGGTTACAAGGCGCATTTATAGCGTCAGCTTGGTAA
- a CDS encoding BON domain-containing protein, whose amino-acid sequence MTQMHLRTAIFGSPRRTAIGVILMSSIVTTGCSTNYLTNSTEGTYGVPMTERTIPQRLLDRSIEHTVKINVYGLQENLQQTSRMSIDSFNSAVLLTGEVPTEAIKAEVSKVVGSMPDVRQVYNELTVGASKGYSATVHDGYITSKLMAKTAAANGVKASQIRAVTNNGVVYIMGRMTPTQQSHLIDIANSTVGITELVLLTTVVDDRGVKLGNDDIMYEDKSAVTP is encoded by the coding sequence ATGACACAGATGCATCTGCGCACTGCTATTTTTGGCTCACCGCGCCGTACCGCGATAGGCGTTATATTAATGTCGAGCATTGTCACGACGGGCTGTAGCACCAACTATTTGACCAATAGTACAGAAGGTACTTATGGCGTGCCCATGACTGAGCGCACCATTCCGCAGCGTCTGCTTGATCGTAGTATTGAGCATACCGTCAAGATTAACGTTTATGGTTTGCAGGAAAATTTACAGCAAACCAGTCGCATGAGTATTGATAGCTTTAATAGCGCGGTATTATTGACGGGTGAAGTACCAACTGAGGCAATCAAAGCAGAAGTCAGTAAAGTCGTAGGCTCTATGCCAGACGTTCGTCAAGTCTACAACGAGCTGACAGTTGGTGCCTCAAAAGGCTATAGCGCAACTGTCCATGATGGTTATATCACATCAAAGCTGATGGCAAAAACAGCCGCTGCTAATGGCGTAAAAGCGTCACAAATCAGAGCAGTGACTAATAATGGCGTGGTTTATATAATGGGTCGTATGACACCGACGCAGCAAAGCCACCTGATTGATATTGCCAATAGCACGGTCGGTATTACAGAATTGGTGTTACTAACTACTGTCGTCGACGATCGAGGCGTAAAGCTAGGTAACGATGACATAATGTATGAGGATAAATCCGCCGTTACTCCGTAA
- a CDS encoding alpha/beta hydrolase has translation MKALNNDVQRPKVGMPKLIRVGVTAALAVGSIALATQQAQALSALAIVNGITSNGGIEVSKDILYGDEPLQDLDIYYPKPLAQAMKTNTTIKQDYPMVVFVHGGSWESGSKEEYAFVGKSLAQAGYVTAVINYRKAPEYVYPDYVEDTAQAIAWSYNNAKRFHANPERFAVVGHSAGAFNAVAAVVNEDFLKPYGIKPKDISAVIGIAGPYSYDFRNFDSVTAFAADATPDEVMPDRQIKGPQPPYLLLTAEKDKVVYATNTIKMTQALKAAGVTVQTSEIAGASHATSIGAMAPPLRWVNDVRAQVLNYLDKTLK, from the coding sequence ATGAAGGCTTTAAATAATGATGTACAGCGACCTAAAGTAGGCATGCCCAAACTCATACGCGTAGGGGTTACTGCTGCATTGGCAGTGGGCAGTATTGCGCTAGCGACGCAGCAAGCACAGGCGTTATCAGCGCTTGCTATCGTTAATGGCATTACTTCAAATGGTGGTATTGAGGTCAGTAAAGACATTCTGTATGGTGACGAGCCGTTACAAGATTTGGATATTTACTATCCCAAACCCTTAGCGCAGGCTATGAAAACGAATACCACCATCAAACAAGATTATCCAATGGTGGTATTCGTCCATGGTGGCTCTTGGGAGAGTGGTAGTAAAGAGGAATATGCCTTTGTTGGTAAGAGCTTGGCGCAAGCAGGTTACGTGACGGCAGTTATTAATTATCGTAAAGCCCCTGAGTATGTCTATCCTGATTATGTCGAAGATACGGCGCAAGCTATTGCGTGGAGCTATAATAATGCCAAGCGCTTTCATGCCAATCCAGAACGCTTCGCAGTCGTTGGCCATTCTGCAGGCGCGTTTAACGCCGTTGCTGCAGTCGTCAATGAGGATTTCTTAAAACCTTATGGCATCAAGCCAAAAGATATCAGTGCAGTGATTGGTATTGCAGGTCCTTATAGCTATGATTTTCGTAACTTTGATAGCGTCACAGCTTTTGCTGCCGATGCGACACCCGATGAGGTGATGCCAGATCGTCAGATTAAAGGGCCGCAGCCGCCGTATTTATTATTGACTGCTGAAAAAGATAAAGTCGTCTATGCGACCAATACCATCAAAATGACACAGGCATTAAAAGCTGCCGGCGTTACCGTGCAGACAAGTGAGATTGCAGGCGCCAGTCATGCCACCAGTATTGGCGCGATGGCACCACCACTGCGCTGGGTCAATGATGTACGCGCGCAAGTATTAAATTATTTGGACAAAACCCTTAAATAA
- a CDS encoding BolA family protein, which yields MSMNADDLIAFLQTHFPDAFIQAANQGTKFDVRVVDASFEGKRAVQRQQTVYALVNDKIASGDIHALNIQALTPAEWDVQSQG from the coding sequence ATGAGCATGAACGCTGACGATTTAATTGCATTTTTACAAACGCATTTTCCAGATGCTTTTATTCAAGCTGCCAATCAAGGAACTAAGTTTGATGTGCGTGTGGTTGATGCCAGTTTTGAGGGCAAACGTGCCGTGCAGCGTCAGCAAACAGTTTATGCTTTGGTCAATGATAAAATCGCCAGTGGCGATATTCATGCGCTCAATATTCAAGCGTTAACGCCTGCTGAGTGGGATGTTCAATCACAAGGCTAG
- a CDS encoding bifunctional nicotinamide-nucleotide adenylyltransferase/Nudix hydroxylase has protein sequence MSELSEQHSDKQHPDQKSSTHYRYLVFIGRFQPFHCGHKAVIDEALKRANNVIMLIGSANLPRSLRNPFSVAERAAMIKGAYSAEEAARIHCVGLDDALYNDTRWLQYVQAGVKSVTGDLQTDIGLIGHSKDSSSYYLSLFPNWASVSVPNYHNLSATPIRDSYLMGATPTPERTPESTRSVLDEFKQTSEYQQLHDEADFVDKYKRQWESAPYPPTFMTADALVVQSGHILLVERRSMPGQGLWALPGGFLNPKETLFDACIRELREETRLKVPEPVLRGCCHSQHTFDDPYRSARGRTITQAFYFQLKNDPKGLPKVKGGDDAATAFWLPLAELDATMMFEDHYAIITKMVGL, from the coding sequence ATGAGTGAACTATCAGAGCAACATTCAGATAAACAACACCCCGACCAGAAAAGCAGTACACACTATCGCTATTTGGTGTTTATTGGGCGTTTCCAGCCCTTTCATTGTGGTCATAAAGCGGTCATTGATGAGGCGCTAAAGCGTGCTAACAATGTCATTATGCTGATCGGTTCTGCCAACCTACCGCGCAGTTTGCGCAATCCATTTAGTGTTGCTGAACGCGCTGCGATGATTAAGGGCGCGTATTCAGCAGAGGAAGCGGCGCGTATCCACTGCGTCGGACTCGACGATGCACTCTACAACGACACGCGCTGGCTTCAATATGTACAAGCCGGTGTGAAGTCTGTCACCGGCGACTTACAGACTGATATCGGTCTGATTGGTCATTCAAAAGACAGCTCATCGTATTATCTATCACTATTCCCCAACTGGGCATCCGTCTCCGTACCCAATTATCACAATTTATCCGCTACGCCCATACGCGACAGCTATCTGATGGGTGCCACACCAACGCCTGAGCGCACCCCTGAATCCACACGCAGCGTATTGGATGAATTCAAACAAACAAGCGAATACCAACAGCTGCACGATGAAGCAGATTTTGTTGATAAGTATAAAAGACAATGGGAATCCGCCCCTTATCCACCGACCTTTATGACCGCTGATGCCTTGGTCGTACAATCAGGGCATATCTTGCTGGTTGAGCGCCGTAGTATGCCGGGGCAAGGATTGTGGGCACTGCCGGGTGGTTTTTTGAACCCAAAAGAGACCCTATTCGACGCCTGTATCCGTGAGCTCCGTGAGGAAACTCGCCTTAAAGTCCCCGAGCCCGTCTTGCGCGGCTGTTGTCATAGCCAACATACCTTTGACGACCCTTATCGCTCGGCGCGTGGGCGTACGATCACCCAAGCATTTTACTTTCAGCTCAAAAATGACCCAAAAGGATTGCCAAAAGTAAAAGGTGGTGATGATGCAGCCACGGCTTTTTGGTTACCACTCGCTGAGCTTGATGCCACCATGATGTTTGAAGACCACTATGCCATTATTACCAAAATGGTCGGCTTGTAG
- the hisD gene encoding histidinol dehydrogenase has product MRQLSTQDADFDSQLTELLAFETVNDATLLTTVDDIIARVRHGGDSVVLELTQQFDQHPATTTQALELSKEALAEAFANLDDVVKSALITAATRVKTFHERQVQETWQYEDELGNRLGQKVTALDRVGIYVPGGLASYPSSVLMNAIPAKVAGVKEVIMVVPAPKGVLNPLVLAAAHLAKVDRVFTIGGAQAVAALAYGTETIPAVDKITGPGNKYVAAAKRAVFGQVGIDMIAGPSEVLVYAEGEAQDRADWLAMDLLSQAEHDRIAQAIFVTTSAQQLKEVAIEIEKALAELPKADIARDSLKNRGVLILVRDREEGMAVINRVAPEHLELSVDHPDALLNSIRHAGAIFMGRHTPEAIGDYCAGPNHVLPTSGTARFSSPLGVYDFQKKSSIIYCSESGSKPLAQTADILAQHEDLEAHARSARYRYQ; this is encoded by the coding sequence ATGCGCCAATTAAGTACGCAAGACGCCGATTTTGACAGTCAGTTGACAGAGCTGCTTGCTTTTGAAACCGTTAATGATGCAACGTTACTCACAACGGTAGATGACATCATTGCTAGAGTGCGTCATGGTGGCGATAGTGTTGTACTAGAATTGACGCAACAGTTTGATCAACATCCAGCAACGACGACGCAAGCATTGGAATTATCCAAAGAGGCGCTTGCTGAAGCATTCGCCAATCTTGATGATGTTGTGAAAAGCGCCCTAATCACAGCGGCAACTCGGGTAAAGACTTTTCATGAGCGCCAAGTGCAAGAGACATGGCAATATGAAGATGAGCTCGGTAATCGCTTAGGTCAAAAGGTCACAGCGCTTGATCGCGTTGGGATTTATGTGCCGGGCGGTTTAGCATCTTATCCTTCTTCAGTATTAATGAACGCCATTCCTGCCAAAGTTGCTGGCGTCAAAGAGGTCATCATGGTTGTGCCCGCCCCAAAAGGTGTACTCAATCCTTTGGTACTGGCAGCTGCTCATTTAGCAAAAGTTGATCGCGTCTTTACCATTGGCGGTGCCCAAGCGGTTGCCGCATTGGCATATGGCACTGAGACGATTCCGGCAGTAGATAAAATCACTGGACCGGGTAATAAATATGTTGCAGCAGCCAAGCGCGCAGTATTTGGTCAAGTCGGTATCGATATGATTGCCGGACCATCTGAAGTGCTAGTATATGCAGAAGGCGAGGCACAAGACCGTGCTGATTGGCTGGCGATGGATTTATTGTCACAGGCAGAGCATGATCGCATTGCTCAAGCTATTTTTGTGACCACAAGTGCACAGCAGCTTAAAGAGGTCGCCATTGAAATTGAAAAAGCATTGGCTGAATTGCCTAAGGCGGATATTGCTCGTGATTCGCTAAAAAATCGTGGCGTGCTTATCTTAGTAAGAGACCGCGAAGAGGGCATGGCAGTGATCAATCGTGTTGCGCCTGAGCATTTGGAGTTGTCTGTTGATCACCCTGATGCGCTGCTTAATAGTATTCGTCACGCAGGCGCTATCTTTATGGGTCGTCATACGCCAGAGGCAATCGGTGATTATTGTGCAGGACCCAACCATGTGCTACCAACATCGGGCACCGCACGTTTTTCATCACCACTTGGGGTTTATGACTTCCAGAAGAAATCCTCTATTATTTATTGTTCTGAGTCTGGCAGTAAGCCTCTGGCGCAGACGGCTGATATTTTAGCGCAACATGAGGACTTAGAAGCCCATGCACGTTCAGCCCGTTATCGCTATCAGTAA
- the hisG gene encoding ATP phosphoribosyltransferase, translating into MTEVTNSLPTSGLLNEANDEFLGLTLALSKGRILEETMPLLRAAGVELLEDPEASRKLIFPTSNPNVRVLILRASDVPTYVEHGAADFGVAGKDVLLEHGANHVYELLDLKIAQCKLMTAGVKDAPLPNRRLRIATKYVNVARAYFASQGQQVDVIKLYGSMELAPLVGLGDLIVDVVDTGNTLRANGLEARDHICDVSSRLIVNQVSYKRKFALLEPILDSFKNSINSTS; encoded by the coding sequence ATGACTGAAGTAACCAACAGCTTACCAACCAGTGGTTTATTAAATGAAGCAAATGATGAGTTTTTAGGCTTAACACTTGCGTTATCGAAGGGTCGTATCTTAGAAGAAACGATGCCACTTTTGCGTGCCGCTGGTGTTGAATTATTGGAAGATCCTGAAGCCTCACGCAAACTTATTTTCCCAACATCAAATCCTAATGTCCGCGTATTGATTTTACGCGCAAGCGATGTGCCGACGTACGTTGAACACGGTGCAGCGGATTTTGGCGTGGCGGGTAAAGATGTGTTGCTTGAGCATGGTGCCAATCATGTTTATGAACTACTGGATTTAAAAATTGCTCAGTGTAAGCTCATGACTGCTGGTGTAAAAGATGCGCCACTACCAAATCGCCGCCTTCGTATCGCCACCAAATACGTCAATGTCGCCCGTGCTTATTTTGCCAGCCAAGGTCAGCAGGTCGATGTTATTAAGCTGTACGGCTCGATGGAGCTTGCACCCTTGGTTGGTTTGGGTGATTTGATAGTCGATGTCGTTGATACGGGTAATACCTTACGCGCCAATGGACTTGAAGCACGCGATCATATCTGTGATGTCTCATCCCGTCTTATCGTCAATCAAGTCAGCTATAAGCGCAAGTTTGCACTGCTTGAGCCTATCTTGGATAGCTTTAAAAACAGCATCAACAGCACTTCATAA
- the nfuA gene encoding Fe-S biogenesis protein NfuA, which yields MSEQNQADNQLDQSVDYESALDTEQTEAKSNITITEAAQGYLADLLSKQDTDGIGVRIFVEHPGTPRAECCMAYNQPGEEDSADLKFSYDNFSAFIEAASVPYLEDAVIDYNKDRFGGQLTFRAPNSKVPKVGADASVEERINYVLQSEINPSLAAHGGDVQLLELIDEEGIGLTAVLKFGGGCQGCSAVDMTLRQGVEVQLKQQIPELTQVIDETDHTRTENAYYK from the coding sequence ATGAGTGAGCAAAACCAAGCTGATAACCAATTAGACCAGTCTGTAGACTATGAATCAGCGCTCGATACTGAGCAAACTGAGGCTAAAAGTAATATCACCATCACGGAAGCGGCGCAAGGTTACTTAGCAGATTTGCTATCTAAGCAAGACACGGATGGTATTGGCGTACGTATTTTTGTTGAACATCCGGGTACACCGCGTGCTGAGTGTTGCATGGCTTACAATCAGCCGGGCGAAGAAGACAGCGCTGACTTAAAATTCAGCTACGATAACTTCTCTGCTTTTATTGAAGCGGCCTCAGTACCTTATTTAGAAGATGCAGTAATTGATTATAATAAAGACCGTTTCGGTGGTCAGCTGACCTTCCGAGCACCAAACTCTAAAGTGCCAAAAGTCGGCGCTGATGCCAGTGTGGAAGAGCGCATCAACTATGTATTGCAGTCTGAGATTAATCCAAGCTTAGCGGCACATGGTGGTGATGTGCAGTTGCTTGAACTGATTGACGAAGAAGGTATTGGCTTGACTGCGGTATTGAAATTTGGTGGCGGTTGCCAAGGGTGTTCGGCAGTTGATATGACCTTGCGTCAAGGTGTTGAGGTGCAGCTTAAGCAGCAAATACCAGAGTTAACACAGGTAATTGATGAGACCGATCATACCCGTACCGAAAACGCCTACTATAAATAA
- the rsmI gene encoding 16S rRNA (cytidine(1402)-2'-O)-methyltransferase produces MSSPTAMPACLYIVATPIGNLSDMTPHAIDVLKQVAIIACEDTRTSGKLLSHFGIDTKGSKDDDSKEVAVHNNKNAADSDSDTAVKQKGHNKLWAYHEHNSAIQTPKIIEMIEQGHSVALISDAGTPLISDPGYQLVQAAHAAGVRVSPIIGASAAIAALSVAGLPSDRFSFIGFLPAKTHGRQKQLAALHSRTETLIFYEAPHRIISSLEDMATIFGAEREVTFCRELTKTFETVNKSTLGALVEFVKADDNQQRGEIVVVVAGANVAQDDDDISIHDKLLQRLLEDLSVKKAAALGADITGIKKNALYQRLLELQAQ; encoded by the coding sequence ATGTCTAGCCCTACCGCGATGCCAGCTTGTTTATATATCGTTGCCACGCCGATTGGCAATCTTAGCGACATGACACCGCATGCGATTGATGTCTTAAAGCAAGTTGCTATCATTGCCTGTGAAGATACGCGAACCTCAGGTAAGCTGTTGTCACACTTTGGCATTGATACCAAAGGCAGTAAGGATGACGATAGCAAAGAAGTCGCGGTGCACAATAATAAAAATGCTGCCGATAGCGATTCTGATACAGCCGTTAAGCAAAAGGGGCACAATAAGCTTTGGGCTTATCATGAGCACAACAGCGCCATTCAAACGCCAAAAATCATTGAGATGATCGAGCAAGGTCATTCAGTTGCTCTTATTAGTGATGCCGGTACGCCGCTGATTAGTGATCCAGGCTATCAATTGGTACAAGCAGCACATGCAGCTGGCGTTCGCGTATCCCCTATTATTGGTGCCTCTGCTGCCATTGCTGCGTTATCAGTCGCAGGATTGCCATCAGACCGTTTTAGCTTTATTGGTTTTTTACCAGCAAAAACGCATGGTCGCCAAAAACAACTCGCGGCATTGCACTCTCGTACTGAAACGTTAATATTTTATGAAGCGCCGCATCGCATTATTTCTAGTTTAGAAGATATGGCAACTATATTTGGTGCTGAGCGCGAAGTGACGTTTTGCCGTGAATTAACCAAAACCTTTGAGACCGTAAATAAAAGTACGCTTGGCGCTTTGGTCGAATTCGTCAAAGCAGATGACAATCAGCAGCGCGGTGAAATAGTGGTGGTGGTCGCCGGAGCCAATGTTGCTCAAGATGATGATGACATCAGCATTCATGATAAATTATTACAACGGCTGCTAGAGGATTTATCGGTGAAAAAAGCCGCTGCCTTAGGCGCTGATATTACCGGTATAAAAAAGAATGCGCTCTATCAGCGCTTACTTGAGCTACAAGCACAATAA
- the murA gene encoding UDP-N-acetylglucosamine 1-carboxyvinyltransferase, with protein sequence MDQFLITGSSRIAGEVTISGAKNAALPLLAAMILAETPTTLHNVPSLQDVRTLIELIGGMGIKIQKQGDTVTCDTKSIDNFYAPYDLVKTMRASILVLGPLLARFGEAEVSLPGGCAIGSRPVDQHLKAFEAMGASITVENGYVIAQAPKGGKLLGCKFSFDMVTVGGTENVIMAAALAKGTTVLGNCALEPEVVDLANMLVAMGAKISGIGTAIMTIEGVERLHGCEYAVVPDRIETGSYLAGALMTGGDVLTKNTSALLLTPVLEKFEDMGAIITSGDDWIRAQMKGRPKAVDIRTQPHPGFPTDMQAQVMAIACLADGTSTFIENIFENRYMHVPELNRLGASIQVDGHTAVVKGVECFTAAPVMATDLRASMSLVMAAAAAEGESLIDRIYHIDRGYEHVEKKLRALGVNIERINSND encoded by the coding sequence ATGGATCAATTTTTAATCACTGGTAGTAGTCGTATCGCAGGGGAAGTCACCATCTCAGGCGCCAAAAATGCCGCCTTGCCATTACTTGCGGCAATGATATTGGCTGAGACGCCAACGACATTGCATAATGTGCCATCGTTACAAGATGTGCGCACGTTGATTGAGTTGATCGGTGGCATGGGTATCAAAATCCAAAAGCAAGGTGATACCGTCACTTGTGATACCAAAAGTATCGATAATTTTTATGCGCCCTATGATTTGGTCAAAACAATGCGCGCGTCAATCTTAGTACTGGGTCCATTGCTGGCACGTTTTGGTGAGGCAGAAGTGTCCTTGCCAGGTGGCTGTGCGATTGGTTCGCGCCCTGTTGATCAGCATCTGAAAGCCTTTGAAGCGATGGGTGCTAGTATTACGGTAGAAAACGGCTATGTGATCGCGCAAGCGCCAAAAGGCGGCAAGCTGTTAGGGTGTAAGTTCTCATTTGACATGGTGACGGTAGGCGGTACTGAAAACGTTATCATGGCAGCAGCACTTGCCAAAGGCACAACTGTTTTGGGTAACTGTGCGCTTGAGCCAGAAGTGGTAGATTTGGCCAATATGCTGGTCGCCATGGGTGCTAAGATCAGTGGTATTGGTACAGCAATCATGACTATTGAAGGCGTTGAGCGTTTGCATGGTTGTGAGTATGCAGTCGTGCCAGATCGTATCGAAACAGGCTCTTATCTTGCTGGCGCTTTGATGACAGGTGGTGATGTATTGACCAAAAACACCTCAGCACTACTATTAACCCCCGTGCTAGAAAAATTTGAAGACATGGGTGCGATCATTACTAGCGGTGATGATTGGATTCGCGCACAAATGAAGGGTCGACCAAAAGCTGTCGATATCCGCACCCAGCCACATCCAGGCTTTCCAACGGATATGCAAGCACAGGTTATGGCGATTGCCTGTCTTGCTGATGGCACCAGCACCTTTATCGAAAATATCTTTGAAAATCGCTATATGCACGTCCCTGAGCTTAACCGCTTAGGTGCCTCTATCCAAGTAGATGGTCATACTGCTGTCGTGAAAGGGGTTGAGTGCTTTACCGCCGCGCCTGTAATGGCAACTGATTTGCGCGCTTCGATGTCACTAGTGATGGCAGCTGCAGCGGCGGAAGGCGAGAGTTTAATTGACCGCATTTACCATATCGACCGTGGCTACGAGCATGTTGAAAAAAAACTGCGTGCACTTGGCGTGAATATCGAGCGTATCAATAGCAATGATTAA